A single genomic interval of Isorropodon fossajaponicum endosymbiont JTNG4 harbors:
- a CDS encoding adenosylhomocysteinase: MSKQHITIQTDNPTLNNQDYKVADMALADYGRKEIELAEAEMPALMALREKYQGTQPLKDAKILGCIHMTIQTAVLMETLIDLGAQVRWSSCNIFSTQNHAASAMVAANIPTFAWKGETEEEFLWCIEQTILENGKPWAANMVLDDGGDLTQMLHEKYSDMLTNIHGISEETTTGVHRLLEMMEEGSLKVPAINVNDSVTKSKNDNKYGCRHSLNDAIKRGTDMLMSGKKALVIGYGDVGKGSAQSLRQEGMIVKISEIDPICAMQACMDGFEIVSPYINGINTSSINCINSDLLSTTDLIVTTTGNINVCDNAMLQTLKSGSVVCNIGHFDNEIDTQYMRDNWRWDEVKPQVHRIFRTDNKNDYLILLSEGRLVNLGNATGHPSRIMDGSFANQVLAQMHLFDAKFADKGGNIYVEVLPKKLDEEVASGMVSGFGGVLTVMTTTQANYINVPKNGPFKPESYRY, from the coding sequence ATGAGTAAGCAACACATAACAATCCAGACGGACAACCCAACCTTAAATAATCAAGATTACAAAGTCGCTGATATGGCACTGGCCGATTATGGCCGTAAAGAAATAGAACTTGCAGAAGCGGAAATGCCAGCACTAATGGCACTTAGGGAAAAATATCAAGGCACACAGCCTTTAAAAGATGCCAAAATTCTTGGCTGTATTCACATGACCATTCAAACTGCTGTTTTAATGGAAACATTGATTGATTTAGGTGCACAAGTACGTTGGTCAAGTTGCAATATCTTTTCTACCCAAAACCACGCCGCTAGTGCTATGGTAGCAGCCAATATTCCAACTTTTGCTTGGAAAGGTGAAACTGAAGAGGAATTTCTATGGTGCATTGAACAAACTATTTTAGAAAATGGTAAACCTTGGGCAGCCAACATGGTGCTTGATGATGGTGGTGATTTAACCCAAATGCTACACGAGAAATATTCAGACATGTTGACCAACATTCACGGCATCTCTGAGGAAACCACAACAGGCGTTCATCGCTTATTAGAAATGATGGAAGAAGGCTCACTTAAAGTGCCTGCTATCAATGTAAATGACTCCGTTACCAAATCAAAAAATGACAATAAATACGGCTGTCGCCACTCGCTAAATGACGCCATTAAGCGTGGTACTGACATGCTCATGTCGGGTAAAAAAGCATTGGTGATTGGCTATGGTGATGTTGGCAAAGGCTCTGCGCAATCATTACGCCAAGAAGGCATGATTGTTAAAATCAGTGAAATTGACCCAATTTGTGCAATGCAAGCTTGTATGGATGGTTTTGAAATTGTTTCTCCTTATATCAACGGCATCAATACAAGTTCAATTAATTGTATTAATTCAGACTTGCTAAGTACAACTGATTTAATCGTCACTACCACAGGCAATATTAATGTTTGTGATAATGCCATGCTACAAACTCTTAAATCAGGCTCAGTAGTTTGCAATATTGGGCATTTTGACAATGAAATTGACACGCAATATATGCGTGATAATTGGCGCTGGGACGAAGTAAAGCCTCAAGTTCATCGCATCTTTAGAACAGATAATAAAAATGACTATTTAATTTTATTATCCGAAGGTCGCCTAGTTAACTTAGGCAATGCAACAGGACACCCAAGCCGTATTATGGATGGCTCATTTGCCAATCAAGTCTTGGCACAAATGCACTTATTTGATGCAAAATTTGCCGACAAAGGTGGTAATATTTATGTTGAAGTGCTGCCTAAAAAGTTAGACGAGGAAGTGGCCTCAGGCATGGTGAGTGGTTTTGGTGGTGTACTTACAGTTATGACAACTACTCAAGCTAACTACATTAACGTCCCTAAAAATGGCCCATTCAAGCCTGAAAGCTATAGGTATTAA
- the metK gene encoding methionine adenosyltransferase: protein MIFTSESVSAGHPDKVCDQISDAILDAALIQDKNSRVAVETLVKDNHVVLAGEITTGANIDYEKIVRNTIIDIGYNCEEYGFNGHTCDITNLLGEQSQDIALGVDELSNHEQGAGDQGLMFGYACNATDVLMPAPILYAHLLVARQAKLMKDGTLSWLRPDAKSQVSMVYDGHTIKGIDAVVLSTQHDSDIALTDLREAVLEKVIKPVLPSEWLSDKTQYHINPTGHFVIGGPVGDTGLTGRKIIVDTYGGMARHGGGAFSGKDPSKVDRSAAYATRYVAKNIVAAGLADRCEIQVSYAIGVAEPTSINVETFGTGKISNQAIESLIHEHFDLRPKGLIAMLDLKRPIYQKTASYGHFGRTEDDISWEKTDRTHLLK, encoded by the coding sequence ATGATATTCACTTCTGAATCTGTCTCTGCTGGCCACCCTGATAAGGTTTGTGATCAAATTTCTGATGCCATCTTAGATGCAGCATTGATACAAGATAAAAATTCACGTGTTGCTGTTGAAACTTTAGTTAAAGACAATCATGTTGTACTGGCAGGTGAAATTACCACAGGCGCTAATATTGATTATGAAAAAATCGTGCGTAACACCATTATTGATATTGGTTACAATTGCGAAGAATACGGCTTTAATGGTCACACTTGCGACATTACTAATTTACTCGGTGAACAATCTCAAGATATTGCCTTGGGCGTTGATGAATTATCTAATCATGAGCAAGGTGCAGGCGACCAAGGTTTAATGTTTGGTTATGCTTGCAATGCCACTGATGTATTGATGCCGGCACCTATTTTATATGCACACCTTTTGGTTGCACGTCAAGCAAAGCTAATGAAAGATGGCACATTGTCTTGGTTGCGCCCTGATGCAAAATCCCAAGTGTCCATGGTTTATGATGGTCATACAATTAAAGGTATTGATGCTGTTGTTTTATCAACCCAACATGATAGTGATATTGCGCTTACAGATTTGCGAGAAGCCGTCTTAGAAAAGGTCATAAAGCCCGTATTACCTAGTGAATGGCTAAGTGATAAAACCCAATACCACATCAATCCAACAGGCCATTTTGTCATTGGTGGTCCAGTAGGTGATACAGGACTTACAGGTCGTAAAATTATTGTTGACACTTATGGCGGTATGGCTCGCCATGGTGGCGGTGCATTTTCTGGCAAAGACCCATCAAAGGTTGACCGTTCTGCAGCATATGCAACGCGTTATGTAGCTAAAAACATTGTTGCTGCTGGCTTAGCCGATAGGTGTGAGATTCAAGTTTCCTATGCCATTGGTGTAGCAGAACCTACCTCAATTAATGTGGAAACCTTTGGTACAGGCAAAATCAGCAACCAAGCAATTGAGAGTTTAATACACGAACACTTTGACTTACGTCCTAAAGGCTTAATTGCAATGCTTGACCTTAAACGCCCTATTTATCAAAAAACTGCCAGTTATGGTCACTTTGGACGTACAGAAGATGACATTAGTTGGGAAAAAACCGACCGCACCCATTTACTAAAATAA
- the ccmB gene encoding heme exporter protein CcmB, whose product MNIYLKALKRDLRIAIRNPSSILNPLLFFIISVSLFPLAISPEATTIAQIAAGIIWVASMLSVLLSLNALFHHDFENGVLEQMVISHHSLPLLILSKITAHWILTGIPIILLSPLLGLFLFLDDDGIWVLMITLLLATPSLSLIGAIGASLIVGIKNSGMLLSLLILPLYIPILIFASSAVSQAQFGLEITGQLYFLATILMISLMSAPFISSIALEISLE is encoded by the coding sequence GTGAATATTTACCTTAAAGCCTTAAAGCGTGACTTGCGTATTGCTATTCGTAACCCTTCTAGCATACTAAATCCGCTGTTATTTTTTATAATATCAGTATCACTATTTCCCTTAGCCATCAGTCCTGAAGCCACCACGATCGCTCAAATTGCAGCGGGTATTATTTGGGTTGCTTCAATGCTCTCAGTGCTACTCTCACTGAATGCTTTATTCCATCACGATTTTGAAAATGGCGTTTTAGAACAAATGGTGATTTCTCACCATTCATTACCTTTGCTTATTTTGTCAAAAATTACCGCTCATTGGATTTTAACCGGCATTCCTATTATTTTACTATCGCCTTTATTGGGGTTGTTTTTATTTCTTGATGACGATGGTATTTGGGTGTTAATGATAACGTTATTACTAGCCACGCCAAGCCTAAGTCTTATTGGTGCTATAGGCGCCTCACTGATTGTTGGTATTAAAAATTCTGGCATGTTATTATCTTTGCTGATACTACCTTTATATATTCCTATTCTTATTTTTGCTTCAAGTGCGGTATCTCAAGCACAATTTGGCTTAGAGATTACCGGTCAATTGTATTTTTTAGCCACAATTCTCATGATAAGTTTAATGAGTGCACCTTTTATCAGTAGTATTGCCTTAGAGATAAGTTTAGAATAA
- the ccmA gene encoding cytochrome c biogenesis heme-transporting ATPase CcmA — translation MLKIDNLSCQKGYNLLFNHLSFEVNSGDILRITGTNGSGKTSLLKILAGLDAQEQGDVFLDNHAVKSEAYQEEIFYLGHLSALSGELSALENLEFLTGLNKSTNQAHLIKALRSIGLKGYEDEYCAKLSAGQKRRVILAGLFISNAKVWLLDEPFTALDPDGVAIIESSINKHCAQGGLCLFTTHQSSALLNQKMLAL, via the coding sequence ATGTTAAAAATAGATAATCTTAGTTGTCAAAAAGGCTACAACCTTTTATTCAACCATCTTTCTTTCGAGGTCAACTCAGGTGACATTTTACGCATTACTGGCACCAATGGTAGCGGTAAAACTTCACTACTCAAAATTTTAGCAGGCCTTGACGCACAAGAACAGGGTGACGTTTTTTTAGACAATCATGCAGTCAAATCAGAAGCCTACCAAGAGGAAATTTTTTATTTAGGTCACTTATCAGCACTTAGTGGAGAATTAAGTGCGCTTGAAAATCTTGAATTTTTGACTGGACTCAATAAATCCACCAACCAAGCGCACTTAATTAAAGCATTAAGAAGCATCGGTCTAAAAGGTTATGAAGATGAATACTGTGCCAAACTATCAGCAGGACAAAAGCGTCGTGTTATCTTAGCAGGATTATTTATCTCCAACGCTAAAGTTTGGCTACTAGATGAGCCTTTTACTGCACTTGACCCTGATGGTGTAGCCATCATTGAAAGTAGCATTAACAAACACTGTGCACAAGGTGGTTTGTGCCTATTTACTACACATCAAAGTTCAGCCCTGCTTAATCAAAAGATGTTAGCACTGTGA